The window ATCCGCCGTTCGCCGTGCCGGATCGAGGCGGAACGGGAGGTAATCGGCGGGAGAGTGCATCGGCCGGTCGGCGGCGGCGGGCGGTGCGGGCGGATGAGCGGCACCGGGCGTGCAGGGTGTGCGCGGCTTCGCATCTTCCGTATCCCCGTGCCCGGCAACACCCAAGATGGAACGCAGACGCATCTCCATAGCACCGCCCGTCATCCCCGGCTTCCGCGCCGTGCCGTTCACCGGCGTGATCTACGTGATGAGCGAGGCGCAGCGGCTGGGCTACTCGTACGGCAACCCGGAGTGGTGCAACCTGGGCCAGGGCATGCCCGAGACGGGCGAGCTGCCGGGCGCGCCGCCGCGGAAGTGCACCGTGGAGATCACGCCGGCGGACCAGGAGTACGCGCCGGTGGCCGGCATCCCCGAGCTGCGCACGGCGGTGGCGGATCTGTACAACCAGCTCTACCGCCAGGGCATGTCGTCGCAGTACACGGCCGACAACGTGTGCATCTGCGGCGGCGGACGGCTGAGCCTGGCGCGCACCGTGGCTGCGCTGGGCGAGATCAACCTGGGGCACTTCCTGCCGGACTACACGGCGTACGAGGAGCTGCTGGACATCTTCCGGCTCTTCACCTCCATCCCCATCCTGCTGGACGGCGACGAGGGCTACGCCTTCGACAGCCGCGCGCTGGCGCGGGAGATCACGGGCCGCGGGCTCTCGGCCGTGCTGCTGTCCAACCCGTCGAACCCCACGGGCAAGACCATCCAGGGCAAGGAGCTGGCGCGGTGGGTGGCCCTGGCGCGCAAGCTCCAGTGCACGCTGCTCTTCGACGAGTTCTACTCGCACTACGTGTGGGGCGGCGACGAGCCCGACGGGCTGGTGTCGGCCGCGCGCTACGTGAAGGACGTGGACCGCGACCCGGTGCTGCTGCTGGACGGCTTCACCAAGAACTGGCGCTACCCCGGGTGGCGGTGCACGTGGGTGGTGGGCCCGCGCTCGGTGATCGAGGGCGTGAGCAGCACGGGCTCGTTCCTGGACGGCGGCGGCAACCGCCCGCTCCAGCGCGCCGCCGTGCCGCTCCTGGAGATCGAAGCGGTGCTCGCCGAGACGGCCGCCATCCGCGAGACGTTCGGCCGCAAGCGCGGCGTGCTGCTGGAGGCGCTGCGCGAGGCCGGCATGCGGTTCGACGTGGAGCCCGAGGGCACCTTCTACGTGTGGGCCGACCTGTCGCGGCTCCCCGCGCCGCTCAACGACGGCATGGGGTTCTTCCGCGCGGCGCTGGAGGAGAAGGTGATCTGCGTGCCGGGCGAGTTCTTCGACATCAACCCCGGCAAGCGCCGCAGCGGCCGCCCCTCGCGCTTCCGCCAGTACGCCCGCTTCTCCTTCGGCCCCGAGGAGTCGCAGGTCGCGGAAGGCGCCCGCCGCATCGTGGAGATGGTCCGCCGCGCGGGGTGAGGATGAGCTGAAGCCCGTCGCCGCGCCCTGGCACATCGCCCGTGACGATCTCACCACTCGCGACGATCTCACCACCTGCGACGATCTCACCACCTGCGGCGATCTCATCACCTGCGGCGATCTCATCACCTGTAGGGGCTGCGATTCATCGCGCCCGAATGCCTCCGAATGCGGAGATGCTCGGGCGACGAGCGAAGCCCCGAGGTCGCGCGCTGCCGGACGGGTGAATCGTCCACTTCCGACCACGGTTTCTCAAGCGCCGACCTACGCTGGCGCCTGAACCCGCCCGTGGGCAGACCTTCTTCCGTTTCACGCCTCGGACCTGCTCGAACCCCCTTTCCGCGCCGCCATCCCGAATCGAACAAAGTCGGGGTCATCGGCCAGCCACCCGCGACCACGACCGGCAGAAGGCTCTCCCGTAGGATCTACGTCGCGGCGTTACCTGCCGCAGACGTTTCGCGTGGTCGTCCATCCCTCCATCTCTCCGACAAACCTCCGCCGCGTCCGGCGACTGTGGGCGTCGCACGCACAGGAGGCGGATGACGTGTGCTGCGGTCGGGCACGTTCTTGCGCAGAGGCTTGGAGCCGGCAAGTAAACAGAAGACGTGCCTTCGCGGGTGCAATCATCTACATTGGTAACACAACTCCGCCCTCCCAGAGAGCGTGTTACCCCCAACGAGCAGCGGAACCGGTGAAGGCGGATCGGATCGCGTCGCCTCGCCGGCCGCTGATCGAGCTGCGGGATGGACGCGCGGGAAGGACGAAGGGCCAGGTCTTTTCTCCACACCAGAAGCCATAGGCATGATCTCGGTAGCACTCATCGAAGACAACCGTCTCGTCCGCGAGGGGCTGGCGGCGATGCTGGAGCGCACGGAGGATTTCTCGGTCGTCGCGGTCGCATCCGGCGCCGAGCCGGCGCGGCTGAAGGAGGCCAACCCCGAGGTGATCCTCCTCGACGTGGGCCTGTGGGACGACGACAGCCTTCGCCTGGCGCAGACGCTGAAGGAGGAGTACCCGCAGTCGCGGGTGATCATCATGGACCTGCTGCCGGTGCACGAGGACATCATCGAGTTCGTGAACGCGGGCGTCTCGGGGTTCATCCTGAAGGACGCCACCTTCGACGACCTGGTGAGCACCATCCGCTCCGTGGTCGACGGCGCCCACGTGCTGCCGCCGGAGATGACGTCGTCGCTGTTCTCGCAGATCGCGCGCGAGGCGGTGGGGCGCACGGGGGCACGCGCGCTGGAGGCGGTGCGCCTGACGCCCCGCGAGCGCGAGGTCATCGACCTCATCTCCGAAGGGCTGAGCAACAAGGAGATCGCGGCGCGCCTGGGCGTGGCCAGCCACACTGTGAAGAGCCACGTACGCAACGTGATGGAGAAGCTGGCCCTGCACACGCGCCTACAGATCGCCGCCTTCGCCAACAAGAGCGCCGCTTCCTGAACCGGGACGGGGCGCCGTGACGCGGGTTGGGGTGAACCTCGGGCGAGCATCGCGGCCCCTGCCGAACCGCGGTTGGACAAGCGCCCAGGCCCTCGCTGGACGCCGATGCGCGCGGTGATTCGGGATCGGCAGTCGGCCCGGGAGCCGCACCTCGTCCCTTGCGCGGAGATGGCGAGGTGTCGAAGCCCCGGTGCGCGTCGTCATCGCCCCTCACCGGCAGACCCTCGGTTCCCCACCGTTCCTCATCTCCCGATCCCGGTGTGGGCGATGCCGAACGATGGATGCCTCTCCGCCTGCGCACGAGGATAAGGAACGGCGCGCCCTGTCGATCAGCAGTGACCGGGTGGGAAGAGGCAAAGGTTTCGGGGATGAAATGCGGACACGGGAGCCGGACGAATCCGGCTCCCGCGTCTATTTGCACCGCCTACCGCCGCCGCGTCACGGGATGCGGCGGAGCTGCACGCGGCGGTTCTGCGCGCGGCCTTCCACGGTCGCGTTGGACGCCACCGGACGCTCCAGCCCGAAGCCCTGGGCCGTGAGGATGGCGGGATCCACGCCGCGGCTCACGAGGTAGTCGACCACCGACTGCGCCCGCGCCTGCGACAGCGTGCGGTTTGCGGCCGCGGTGCCCACGGCGTCCGTGTGGCCTTCCACCTGCCAGCGCGACCCCGGCGTGGCCTTGATCGCCGCCGCGGCCGAGTCCAGCACCGTGCGCGAAGCGGGCAGCAGCTCGGCCCGGTTGGTACGGAACTGCACGCGCAGCAGCACCTGGTCGCCGGCGTGGTCCGTCGTGCGCCACACTGTGTCGGTGCGCACGACGCGGACGGTGTCCACCCGCACCGAGTACACGGTCTCCACGCGCGGAGGCGGCGGCGGCGCCATCACGACGCGGGGGGCGTGGCCGCCGACGAAGTACGAGAACCCGAGCTGCGCCAGCGGGCTGAACGTGGTCTCCTTGCGCATGGGCACCTCGTGGTACCCGGCGAACTGTACGCGGCCCTCGGCGCGCAAGGCGAAGCTCTCGCTCAGCATCTGCCGGATGCCCAGGCCCGCGGTGGCGCCCCACACCGAGTGCGTGACCCGGTCGTTCTCGCCGTTGATGCGGGTCAGCTCGGTCCCGATCAGCAGGAACGGGCTGGTCCGCGCGTTCAGGTCGCCGGTGAGGGTGAGCGCCGCGGCGGGGTTCAGATACGTCACCCCGGCGCCGCGGGCGCCGCCGGCGCTAACGCTGATGCCCACGTGACGGCTGATGTTGTAGCCCACGCGCGCCACGACCGTGGGCGTGGCGCGAGACGGGACCGCCCGGTCCGCGAAGCGGCTTTCGGGCGCGCCGCTGCCCAGGAAGTCGCGCAGGGCGGTGTCGTTGAACAGCGCCCCGCCGCCCAGGCTGAACTCCCAGCTTCCCTCGCGGTGGGGCCCGTCCGGCAGATCCTGCGCGGCGGCCAGGCCCGGCATGCACACGGCCAGCGCCACGGCCGCGCTTACGATTCGGTTACGCACGGAGAACTCTCTTTTCTGTATGTGAAGGCAAGGCTTCCGGCGGGGCGAGGGAGGAGGAGCCGCGTGGCCCCGCCCCCCTCCGCACCCCACCTTTCGCCGCTCGCTACGGCAGGGTGATGACGGTGCCGGTCCCCAGGGTCACGGCCCCGTTGCGGGCCAGCGCCCGGCCGGTCAGCGTCACGTTGTTGACCAGCGTGATGGTGGTGAAGGCGATGATGTTGCCCTGCCACGCGCTGCCCGTCCCGATGGTGGCCGAGCTGCCGACCCACCAGTAGACGTTCCTGGCCTGCGCGCCGCCTGCCAGGACCACCGAGCCCGCCGTGGTGAGCGTGGACGGGGCGCGGATCACGAAGATCGCGTTGGCCGGGCCGGAGAGCGTGACCACGCCCGTGACGCCCACCGACGAGTTGGAGCAGTAGACGCCGGGTGCCAGCGTGGTCCCGCCCAGGTCCGAGGTGATGGTGGTGCCGCAGGGCATCGCCGCCAGCGCCAGGTAGGCCGTGGTCAGGTCACCTTGGGCCGTCTGGGCGAACGCGTCGCCTTGGTGCCGCGAGCCAGTGATGGTGCAGGGCGGGAAGCCGGTGATGGCAATGCCCGGCCACACGCTCACGTCCGCGTTCACGACGCCCGGCGCCGAGGCGCAGCTCACCGCGGAGCCCGCCAGGATGCCGTGCGTCGCGGCCGCGCCCAGCGAGGGCCCGACGGCCGGCGGCAGCGGCGATGTGGTCACCGTCACCGTGGCGTCGCCGAAGCTGCCGCCGCTGGTGGCGCGCACGGTGTTGGGGAACGTCCCCGCCACGGCGCCCGCGGTGAACAGGCCCGCCGCGTCGATGCTTCCGCCGCCCGCCACGACCGACCAGGCCAGGCCCGGCGTGGCCACCACGTTGCCGTTGCCGTCCCTGCCTACGGCGGTGAACTGCCGCGTGGTGCCCGCCGCGACCGTGGCCGGGTCGGGAAGGACGGTGATGGTCACCAGCGCCGTGGGCGTCACCGTGACGGTGGCGAAGCCGGCCACGCTGCCCGCGGAGCACGCCGCGGTGCTGCACGCCCGCACCGTGTTGGGGAAGGTCCCGGCCACCGTGCCCGCCGTGAACAGGCCCGTGGCGCTGATGCTGCCGCCGCCCGCCTGGACGCTCCAGGTGGGCGTGAAGGCCACCAGGTTGCCGTTGGCGTCCTTGCCCGTGGCCGTGAACTGCTGCGTGCTGCCCGTGCGCATCGTCTGGGGGTCCGGCGTGACGGTGACGCTCGCCAGCGGCCCGGCGGTCACCGTGACCGTCGCCGTGCCTGCGAGGCTGCCCACGCTGGCCGTGACCGTGTTCGGGAACGTTCCCGCAACGGTGCCGGCGGTGAACAGGCCCGTGCCGGTGATCGTGCCGCCGCCCGCCGCGACCGACCAGTTGGGCACCGTGCCGACCACGTTGCCCGCCGCGTCCTTGACCACGGCCGTGAACTGCTGTGTCGCCCCTACCGCCAGCGTCGCGGGCGAAGGCGTCACGACGATGCTCGCGGCGGGACCGGCCACCACCGTCGCGGTCGCGCTGCCGGAGATGCTGCCCACGCGTGCTACGACCGTGTTGGGGTACGTGCCGGGCAGCGTGCCCGCGGTGAACACCCCG is drawn from Longimicrobiaceae bacterium and contains these coding sequences:
- a CDS encoding pyridoxal phosphate-dependent aminotransferase produces the protein MERRRISIAPPVIPGFRAVPFTGVIYVMSEAQRLGYSYGNPEWCNLGQGMPETGELPGAPPRKCTVEITPADQEYAPVAGIPELRTAVADLYNQLYRQGMSSQYTADNVCICGGGRLSLARTVAALGEINLGHFLPDYTAYEELLDIFRLFTSIPILLDGDEGYAFDSRALAREITGRGLSAVLLSNPSNPTGKTIQGKELARWVALARKLQCTLLFDEFYSHYVWGGDEPDGLVSAARYVKDVDRDPVLLLDGFTKNWRYPGWRCTWVVGPRSVIEGVSSTGSFLDGGGNRPLQRAAVPLLEIEAVLAETAAIRETFGRKRGVLLEALREAGMRFDVEPEGTFYVWADLSRLPAPLNDGMGFFRAALEEKVICVPGEFFDINPGKRRSGRPSRFRQYARFSFGPEESQVAEGARRIVEMVRRAG
- a CDS encoding response regulator transcription factor, translating into MISVALIEDNRLVREGLAAMLERTEDFSVVAVASGAEPARLKEANPEVILLDVGLWDDDSLRLAQTLKEEYPQSRVIIMDLLPVHEDIIEFVNAGVSGFILKDATFDDLVSTIRSVVDGAHVLPPEMTSSLFSQIAREAVGRTGARALEAVRLTPREREVIDLISEGLSNKEIAARLGVASHTVKSHVRNVMEKLALHTRLQIAAFANKSAAS
- a CDS encoding ice-binding family protein, whose translation is MAARAVRPFAWMAGVVLVAALAACEHNPTEHGVVASILVTRNPDTLAIGTSRQFTAVGKDADGNVVGIDPVWSVAASGGSINGSGVFTAGTLPGTYPNTVVARVGSISGSATATVVAGPAASIVVTPSPATLAVGATQQFTAVVKDAAGNVVGTVPNWSVAAGGGTITGTGLFTAGTVAGTFPNTVTASVGSLAGTATVTVTAGPLASVTVTPDPQTMRTGSTQQFTATGKDANGNLVAFTPTWSVQAGGGSISATGLFTAGTVAGTFPNTVRACSTAACSAGSVAGFATVTVTPTALVTITVLPDPATVAAGTTRQFTAVGRDGNGNVVATPGLAWSVVAGGGSIDAAGLFTAGAVAGTFPNTVRATSGGSFGDATVTVTTSPLPPAVGPSLGAAATHGILAGSAVSCASAPGVVNADVSVWPGIAITGFPPCTITGSRHQGDAFAQTAQGDLTTAYLALAAMPCGTTITSDLGGTTLAPGVYCSNSSVGVTGVVTLSGPANAIFVIRAPSTLTTAGSVVLAGGAQARNVYWWVGSSATIGTGSAWQGNIIAFTTITLVNNVTLTGRALARNGAVTLGTGTVITLP
- a CDS encoding OmpA family protein, producing the protein MRNRIVSAAVALAVCMPGLAAAQDLPDGPHREGSWEFSLGGGALFNDTALRDFLGSGAPESRFADRAVPSRATPTVVARVGYNISRHVGISVSAGGARGAGVTYLNPAAALTLTGDLNARTSPFLLIGTELTRINGENDRVTHSVWGATAGLGIRQMLSESFALRAEGRVQFAGYHEVPMRKETTFSPLAQLGFSYFVGGHAPRVVMAPPPPPRVETVYSVRVDTVRVVRTDTVWRTTDHAGDQVLLRVQFRTNRAELLPASRTVLDSAAAAIKATPGSRWQVEGHTDAVGTAAANRTLSQARAQSVVDYLVSRGVDPAILTAQGFGLERPVASNATVEGRAQNRRVQLRRIP